One part of the Streptomyces lydicus genome encodes these proteins:
- a CDS encoding uracil-xanthine permease family protein — protein MGLGVRWTVHGDGRNPAPGAVVRPDERLSWPRTVGLGAQHVVAMFGASFVAPVLMGLDPNLAIMMSGVATVIFLLATRGRVPSYLGCSLSFVGVAAVIRAQGGTSATVTGAVLVVGIALFLVGVAVQWFGARIIHAVMPPVVTGAVVMLIGFNLAPVTASTYWPQDQWVALLTMLFTGLSVVCLRGFWSRIAIFLGLVFGYVVSFVFDRLFGMIHSVNGAGKVTDHWRLDFSAVGTADWIGLPHFHGPSFQWSAILVALPVVIALVAENAGHVKAVGEMTGDPLDDQLGTAISADGAASVLSTALGGPPNTTYSENIGVMAATRVYSTAAYWAAAGFALLFGLCPKFGAVVAAIPGGVLGGITVILYGMIGLLGAQIWVHNKVDLRNPLNLVPVAAGIIIGVGGVSLHISDNFELSGIALGTIVVLSGYHALRAMAPAHLKAQPPLLDEGTSSYDED, from the coding sequence ATGGGCCTGGGCGTCCGCTGGACCGTTCATGGGGACGGGCGCAATCCGGCCCCCGGAGCCGTCGTCAGACCGGATGAGCGGCTGTCGTGGCCGCGCACGGTGGGACTGGGCGCGCAGCACGTCGTCGCCATGTTCGGCGCGAGTTTCGTCGCTCCGGTGCTGATGGGACTCGACCCCAACCTCGCGATCATGATGTCCGGTGTCGCCACGGTCATCTTCCTGCTGGCCACCCGCGGCCGGGTGCCGTCGTACCTCGGCTGTTCGCTGTCGTTCGTCGGGGTGGCCGCGGTCATCCGGGCACAGGGCGGGACCAGCGCGACGGTGACCGGCGCGGTACTGGTGGTCGGGATCGCCCTGTTCCTCGTCGGCGTGGCCGTCCAGTGGTTCGGGGCGCGGATCATCCATGCCGTGATGCCGCCGGTGGTCACCGGCGCCGTGGTGATGCTGATCGGCTTCAACCTGGCGCCCGTGACGGCGAGCACGTACTGGCCGCAGGACCAGTGGGTGGCGTTGCTGACCATGCTGTTCACCGGACTCTCGGTGGTCTGCCTGCGCGGCTTCTGGTCCCGTATCGCGATCTTCCTCGGGCTGGTCTTCGGGTACGTCGTCTCCTTCGTCTTCGACCGGCTCTTCGGGATGATCCACTCCGTGAACGGCGCGGGGAAGGTCACCGACCACTGGCGGCTGGACTTCTCCGCGGTCGGCACGGCGGACTGGATCGGCCTGCCGCACTTCCACGGCCCGAGCTTCCAGTGGTCGGCGATCCTGGTCGCGCTGCCGGTGGTGATCGCGCTGGTCGCGGAGAACGCCGGACATGTCAAGGCGGTCGGCGAGATGACCGGCGACCCGCTGGACGACCAGCTCGGCACCGCGATCTCCGCGGACGGCGCCGCCTCGGTGCTCTCCACCGCGCTCGGCGGCCCGCCCAACACCACCTACTCCGAGAACATCGGCGTGATGGCGGCGACCCGGGTCTACTCCACCGCGGCCTACTGGGCGGCGGCCGGCTTCGCCCTGCTGTTCGGCCTGTGCCCGAAGTTCGGCGCGGTGGTGGCGGCGATCCCCGGCGGGGTGCTGGGCGGCATCACGGTCATCCTCTACGGCATGATCGGCCTGCTGGGCGCCCAGATCTGGGTGCACAACAAGGTGGATCTGCGCAATCCGCTCAACCTCGTACCGGTCGCCGCGGGCATCATCATCGGCGTCGGCGGCGTCAGCCTGCACATCAGCGACAACTTCGAGCTGAGCGGGATCGCGCTGGGCACGATCGTGGTGCTCAGCGGCTACCACGCGTTGCGCGCGATGGCCCCCGCCCACCTCAAGGCCCAGCCGCCGCTGCTGGACGAGGGCACCTCGTCGTACGACGAGGACTGA
- a CDS encoding acyl-CoA thioesterase has protein sequence MSVEPRRAAGPVPYGQLVPVTVHFDDLDALGMLHNSRYPLLVERAWAEYWHGRGFGFDGDWAAAGDMCNVIKEMRVSYERSVTSPGRYAAHLWVERLGRTGLTYGFRLCSADGTETYAHGHRVLVRVDAGTLRPTPWSDRARAIAAELLRPAADGADATGAEAA, from the coding sequence GTGAGCGTCGAACCCCGCCGGGCCGCCGGCCCCGTCCCCTACGGCCAACTGGTCCCCGTCACCGTCCACTTCGACGACCTCGATGCGCTCGGCATGCTCCACAACTCGCGCTACCCCCTGCTCGTCGAGCGCGCCTGGGCGGAGTACTGGCACGGCCGCGGCTTCGGCTTCGACGGCGACTGGGCCGCCGCGGGCGACATGTGCAACGTCATCAAGGAGATGCGGGTCTCCTACGAGCGCTCCGTCACCAGCCCCGGCCGCTACGCCGCACACCTGTGGGTGGAACGCCTCGGCCGGACCGGCCTGACCTACGGCTTCCGGCTCTGCTCGGCCGACGGGACCGAGACCTACGCGCACGGCCACCGGGTGCTGGTCCGCGTCGACGCGGGAACGCTGCGCCCCACCCCGTGGTCGGACCGGGCCCGCGCCATCGCGGCGGAGCTGCTCCGCCCCGCGGCCGACGGGGCGGACGCGACGGGCGCGGAGGCCGCCTGA
- a CDS encoding MFS transporter, whose product MVGNDVPHDVTPLPHPRGDLRRARWAVAAVFLIHGSVTGNFATRIPWIQDHTALSPGQLGLALAFPAIGASLAMPLAGRISHRFGARAALRGLLALWTLSLVLPALSPGLYALCPALLVYGAASGTADVAMNALGVETEDRLGRPIMSGLHGMWSVGALLGSAAGTVAAHAGWDARLHLAGAALVLTLLGALACRDVLDLRSAPEEHPPPRFALPPRSALVIGAVGFCAVFAEGAGLDWSAVYLRDRLGTDPGLAAASTTAFACTMAAARLAGDKAVARFGAVRTVRAGGALAAAGGLLVVLARHPATAMTGFGLMGLGIAVVVPLAFAAAGRSGPAPSQAIAGVATITYTSGLIAPSAIGGIAQASSLTVSFALVTALACGLVGGAGVLRVPVRTASGAPAAAGELERS is encoded by the coding sequence ATGGTCGGCAACGACGTCCCCCATGACGTCACCCCCCTCCCCCACCCCCGCGGCGACCTGCGCCGGGCCCGTTGGGCCGTGGCCGCGGTCTTCCTGATCCACGGCTCGGTCACCGGCAACTTCGCCACCCGCATCCCCTGGATCCAGGACCACACCGCCCTCTCCCCCGGCCAACTCGGGCTGGCCCTGGCCTTCCCGGCGATCGGCGCCTCCCTGGCGATGCCGCTCGCCGGCCGGATCAGCCACCGCTTCGGCGCCCGCGCCGCACTGCGCGGGCTGCTCGCCCTGTGGACCCTGTCGCTGGTCCTGCCCGCCCTCTCCCCCGGCCTGTACGCGCTGTGCCCGGCGCTGCTGGTGTACGGCGCGGCCTCCGGCACGGCGGACGTCGCGATGAACGCGCTGGGGGTGGAGACCGAGGACCGGCTGGGCCGGCCGATCATGTCGGGGCTGCACGGCATGTGGAGCGTGGGTGCGCTGCTGGGCTCGGCGGCCGGCACCGTCGCCGCACACGCCGGCTGGGACGCCCGGCTCCATCTGGCCGGGGCGGCCCTCGTCCTGACCCTGCTCGGCGCGCTCGCCTGCCGGGACGTACTGGACCTGCGCAGCGCCCCCGAGGAGCACCCGCCCCCGCGCTTCGCGCTGCCGCCCAGGTCGGCGCTGGTCATCGGGGCCGTGGGGTTCTGCGCGGTGTTCGCCGAGGGCGCCGGTCTGGACTGGTCGGCGGTCTACCTCCGCGACCGGCTGGGCACCGATCCGGGCCTGGCGGCCGCGTCGACCACCGCGTTCGCCTGCACGATGGCCGCCGCGCGGCTGGCCGGCGACAAGGCGGTGGCACGCTTCGGCGCGGTGCGCACCGTACGGGCCGGCGGGGCGCTGGCGGCGGCCGGCGGGCTGCTGGTCGTCCTCGCGCGGCACCCCGCGACGGCGATGACCGGGTTCGGCCTGATGGGCCTCGGGATCGCGGTGGTGGTCCCGCTGGCGTTCGCGGCGGCCGGGCGCAGCGGTCCGGCCCCCAGCCAGGCGATCGCGGGCGTCGCCACGATCACCTACACCTCGGGGCTGATCGCCCCGTCCGCGATCGGCGGCATCGCCCAGGCGTCGTCGCTGACGGTGTCGTTCGCGCTGGTCACCGCGCTGGCGTGCGGGCTGGTCGGGGGCGCCGGGGTGCTGCGGGTCCCGGTCCGGACCGCGTCCGGCGCGCCGGCGGCGGCCGGCGAGCTGGAGCGGTCCTGA
- a CDS encoding ROK family transcriptional regulator: MHPPRAAAAGRTASPATARLINDRLALQLLQSEGPLTAGQLKALTGLSRPTVADLVERLQEAGLITVVGESGAQRRGPNARLYGIVADRAHLVGLDLRAHGVTVAVADLLGRVRAERSAPVAPDDAPGTAVATALAAVDAALAAAGADRPHTVAVGAPGLVDPATGRFGGSDRLPTWHAAVVAELRARTSAPVLLENEVNLAALAEQREGAARDHDTFVLLWLGHGTGAAVVLDGTLRRGASGGAGEIGFLPVPGTGALPSATDCDGGFHALVDSAAITALAAEHGIEPPPDGVPGDGPLADAPPAEALLRTALAAEDTGAAFLDALAARIALGAAAVCAVLDPGCVVLGGEIGRAGGEPLADRVADRLARLSPLRTAVRAGTVGGRAVLRGAVLAARDAAQNELFAPAG, from the coding sequence ATGCACCCACCGCGCGCGGCGGCCGCCGGCCGTACCGCCTCCCCGGCCACCGCACGACTGATCAACGACCGGCTCGCCCTGCAACTCCTGCAGTCCGAAGGCCCCCTGACGGCCGGTCAGCTGAAGGCGCTGACCGGACTGTCCCGGCCGACCGTCGCGGACCTCGTCGAGCGCCTCCAGGAGGCCGGACTGATCACCGTGGTCGGCGAGAGCGGTGCGCAGCGGCGCGGACCCAACGCCCGGCTGTACGGCATCGTGGCCGACCGCGCCCACCTCGTCGGCCTCGATCTGCGCGCGCACGGCGTCACCGTCGCGGTCGCCGACCTCCTGGGGCGGGTACGCGCCGAACGCAGCGCCCCCGTCGCTCCGGACGACGCCCCCGGCACCGCCGTCGCCACCGCGCTCGCCGCGGTGGACGCGGCCCTCGCCGCGGCGGGCGCCGACCGTCCGCACACCGTCGCGGTCGGCGCCCCCGGCCTCGTCGACCCGGCCACCGGGCGGTTCGGCGGCAGCGACCGGCTCCCCACCTGGCACGCCGCCGTCGTCGCCGAGCTGCGCGCCCGGACGTCCGCACCGGTCCTGCTGGAGAACGAGGTCAACCTCGCCGCCCTCGCCGAGCAGCGCGAGGGCGCGGCCCGCGACCACGACACCTTCGTACTGCTCTGGCTCGGCCACGGCACCGGCGCCGCCGTCGTCCTGGACGGCACCCTGCGCCGGGGCGCCTCCGGCGGAGCCGGCGAGATCGGCTTCCTGCCGGTCCCCGGCACCGGCGCCCTGCCGTCCGCCACCGACTGCGACGGTGGCTTCCACGCCCTCGTCGACTCCGCCGCGATCACCGCCCTCGCGGCGGAACACGGCATCGAGCCCCCGCCGGACGGCGTGCCCGGCGACGGCCCCCTCGCCGACGCCCCGCCCGCCGAGGCCCTCCTCCGTACCGCACTGGCCGCCGAGGACACCGGCGCCGCCTTCCTCGACGCGCTGGCCGCGCGGATCGCCCTGGGCGCGGCGGCGGTCTGCGCGGTGCTCGACCCCGGCTGTGTGGTCCTCGGCGGCGAGATCGGCCGGGCCGGCGGCGAGCCGCTCGCCGACCGGGTCGCGGACCGGCTCGCCCGGCTCTCCCCGCTGCGCACCGCCGTACGGGCGGGCACCGTCGGCGGCCGGGCGGTGCTGCGCGGCGCGGTGCTCGCCGCCCGCGACGCGGCGCAGAACGAGCTGTTCGCCCCGGCCGGCTGA
- a CDS encoding SDR family oxidoreductase, producing MATILVTGGTGTLGRPLIDRLLDDGHDVHSLSRRPHTGAERPRLRSHAVDLQDATGLHEALAGVDAVVHCASTPSGGDAEAAGHLIDAARAVGVPHLVYISIVGVDRVPLGYYRTKLAVERLIEDSGIGWTVLRTTQFHDLVLQVVKAGARSPVVPVPTGVRVQPVEVREVAARLAELAAGAPAGRVTDLGGPEVLPARELVRATLEAGGRRRLLAPLWLPGAGAAAMRRGGLLTPEHADGRRTYAEFLAERVSGERAGSRRRG from the coding sequence ATGGCGACAATCCTGGTGACCGGCGGCACGGGCACGCTCGGGCGGCCCCTGATCGACCGGCTGCTCGACGACGGCCACGACGTCCACTCGCTGAGCCGGCGGCCGCACACCGGCGCCGAGCGGCCCCGGCTGCGGTCGCACGCCGTCGACCTGCAGGACGCCACCGGCCTGCATGAGGCGCTGGCGGGGGTGGACGCGGTCGTGCACTGCGCCTCGACACCCTCCGGCGGCGACGCGGAGGCGGCCGGGCACCTCATCGACGCGGCCAGGGCGGTGGGCGTGCCGCACCTGGTGTACATCTCGATCGTCGGCGTGGACCGGGTGCCGCTCGGCTACTACCGGACCAAGCTCGCGGTGGAGCGGCTGATCGAGGACTCCGGCATCGGCTGGACGGTGCTGCGGACGACGCAGTTCCACGATTTGGTGCTCCAGGTCGTCAAGGCGGGTGCCCGGTCGCCGGTGGTGCCGGTGCCGACGGGCGTCCGGGTGCAGCCGGTCGAGGTGCGCGAAGTGGCGGCCCGGCTCGCGGAGTTGGCGGCCGGCGCACCGGCCGGGCGGGTCACGGACCTGGGCGGCCCCGAGGTGCTCCCGGCCCGGGAGCTCGTCCGCGCGACGCTGGAGGCGGGCGGACGGCGCCGGCTGCTGGCGCCGCTGTGGCTGCCGGGGGCGGGCGCGGCCGCCATGCGCCGCGGCGGGCTCCTCACGCCGGAGCACGCCGACGGGCGGCGGACCTACGCCGAGTTCCTCGCGGAGCGGGTGAGCGGCGAGCGGGCGGGCAGCCGGCGCCGGGGGTGA
- the ribD gene encoding bifunctional diaminohydroxyphosphoribosylaminopyrimidine deaminase/5-amino-6-(5-phosphoribosylamino)uracil reductase RibD — protein MRQEDPVATAAPVETAAMRRAIELAARGLGHTSPNPVVGCVVLDAEGRTAGEGWHERAGGPHAEVHALRAAGERARGGTAVVTLEPCNHTGRTGPCARALIDAGVARVVYAVADPTPTATGGAATLAAAGIDIEGGLLADEAAAGNEAWLTSVLRGRPFVLWKYAATLDGRIAAADGTSRWISSPESRADVHRLRAAADAVIVGSGTARADDPQLGARISGLSDDEVSQPLRVVVDSGATAVKAGARVLDGTAPTLIAVAEDADAAHLDGLAPLVRLPRAADRRGLHIPALLQALHQRDVRSVLLEGGPTLAGAFLAARVVDKVVGYLAPVLLGAGPAAVGDAGITTIAQALRLDVTDVARLGPDLRITATPLRPALHEEN, from the coding sequence ATGAGGCAGGAGGACCCGGTGGCCACCGCAGCCCCCGTCGAGACCGCGGCGATGCGCCGAGCCATCGAGCTCGCCGCGCGCGGCCTCGGGCACACCAGCCCCAACCCCGTCGTCGGGTGTGTCGTCCTGGACGCCGAGGGCCGTACGGCCGGCGAAGGCTGGCACGAACGGGCCGGCGGGCCGCACGCCGAGGTCCACGCGCTGCGCGCGGCGGGCGAACGGGCCCGGGGCGGCACCGCCGTCGTCACCCTCGAACCCTGCAACCACACCGGCCGCACCGGCCCCTGCGCCCGGGCGCTGATCGACGCCGGCGTGGCCCGCGTGGTCTACGCCGTCGCCGACCCCACCCCGACCGCCACCGGCGGCGCCGCCACCCTCGCCGCCGCCGGCATCGACATCGAGGGCGGACTGCTCGCCGACGAGGCGGCGGCCGGCAACGAAGCCTGGCTGACCTCCGTGCTCCGCGGCCGGCCCTTCGTGCTGTGGAAGTACGCCGCCACCCTGGACGGCCGGATCGCCGCCGCGGACGGCACCAGCCGCTGGATCTCCTCGCCCGAATCGCGCGCCGACGTGCACCGGCTGCGGGCCGCCGCGGACGCCGTGATCGTCGGCTCCGGCACCGCCCGGGCCGACGACCCGCAGCTCGGCGCCCGGATCAGCGGGCTGTCCGACGACGAGGTCAGCCAGCCGCTGCGGGTCGTCGTCGACTCCGGCGCCACCGCCGTGAAGGCCGGCGCCCGCGTCCTGGACGGCACCGCCCCCACCCTCATCGCGGTCGCCGAGGACGCCGACGCCGCCCACCTCGACGGGCTCGCCCCGCTGGTGCGGCTGCCGCGCGCCGCCGACCGGCGGGGCCTGCACATCCCCGCCCTCCTCCAGGCGCTCCATCAGCGCGACGTGCGCTCCGTCCTGCTCGAAGGCGGCCCCACGCTGGCCGGTGCGTTCCTCGCCGCCCGGGTCGTCGACAAGGTCGTCGGCTACCTCGCGCCGGTACTGCTCGGCGCCGGACCGGCCGCCGTCGGCGACGCCGGAATCACCACCATCGCCCAGGCGTTGCGGCTGGACGTGACCGACGTCGCACGGCTCGGCCCCGACCTGCGCATCACCGCCACGCCGCTCCGCCCCGCCCTCCACGAGGAGAACTGA
- a CDS encoding riboflavin synthase has translation MFTGIVEELGEVVAIEHLGDAASATAGGAPGSAARFRLRGPVVTEDAKHGDSIAVNGVCLTVVDTADGEFTADVMAETLNRSSLGVLATGSRVNLERPMALGGRLGGHLVQGHVDGTGTIVERTPAEHWELVKVALPAALSRYVVEKGSITVDGVSLTVVDAGDDYFTISLIPTTLALTTLGIKKAGDPVNLEVDVLAKYVERLLGRGSDDLRDLDDIKEMDR, from the coding sequence GTGTTCACCGGAATCGTCGAAGAACTGGGTGAGGTCGTCGCCATCGAGCACCTCGGTGACGCTGCCTCGGCCACCGCCGGGGGTGCCCCCGGCAGCGCCGCCCGGTTCCGTCTGCGCGGCCCCGTCGTCACCGAGGACGCCAAGCACGGCGACTCGATCGCCGTCAACGGCGTCTGTCTGACGGTCGTGGACACCGCCGACGGGGAGTTCACCGCCGATGTGATGGCCGAGACGCTGAACCGCTCCAGCCTGGGCGTGCTGGCCACCGGCTCGCGGGTCAACCTGGAGCGCCCCATGGCGCTCGGCGGACGGCTCGGCGGTCACCTCGTCCAGGGCCACGTCGACGGCACCGGCACCATCGTCGAGCGCACCCCCGCGGAGCACTGGGAACTCGTCAAGGTCGCGCTGCCGGCCGCGCTGTCCCGCTACGTCGTCGAGAAGGGCTCCATCACCGTCGACGGCGTCAGCCTCACCGTCGTCGACGCCGGTGACGACTACTTCACCATCAGCCTCATCCCCACCACCCTCGCCCTGACCACCCTGGGCATCAAGAAGGCGGGCGACCCCGTCAACCTCGAGGTCGACGTCCTCGCCAAGTACGTCGAGCGGCTCCTCGGCCGCGGCTCCGACGACCTCAGGGACCTCGACGACATCAAGGAGATGGACCGGTGA
- a CDS encoding nicotinamide mononucleotide transporter family protein, protein MSVLDPLNGVAFTAFGQHVIWSDMIGNTVGLAALALGWRRSIWTWPAQFLSGVILVAAYASAHLSGGVGKQLLVIGVALWGWRQWQRGRRQAQDGSIAVRFAGRRERGLLLAGTALGTAAVGGLFTLVPQLSWNPWPDAYIFVGTLAAMVAQARGLVEFWFAWLLVDVVGVPLAFSSGLVFSGFVYVVYLALVVWGMRDWWLRSRAAADRTVLEGAAA, encoded by the coding sequence GTGAGCGTCCTCGACCCGCTGAACGGCGTGGCCTTCACGGCCTTCGGACAGCACGTCATCTGGTCGGACATGATCGGCAACACCGTCGGTCTGGCCGCCCTGGCCCTCGGCTGGCGGCGCTCCATATGGACCTGGCCCGCCCAGTTCCTCTCCGGCGTCATCCTCGTCGCGGCCTACGCCTCCGCCCACCTCAGCGGCGGCGTGGGCAAGCAACTCCTCGTCATCGGCGTGGCGTTGTGGGGCTGGCGGCAGTGGCAGCGCGGCCGCCGGCAGGCCCAGGACGGTTCGATCGCCGTCCGCTTCGCCGGCCGGCGCGAGCGCGGTCTGCTGCTCGCCGGCACCGCCCTGGGCACCGCCGCCGTCGGCGGTCTGTTCACCCTCGTCCCGCAGCTGTCCTGGAACCCCTGGCCGGACGCCTACATCTTCGTCGGCACGCTCGCCGCGATGGTGGCCCAGGCCCGCGGCCTGGTCGAGTTCTGGTTCGCCTGGCTGCTGGTCGACGTGGTCGGCGTGCCGCTCGCCTTCAGCAGCGGCCTCGTCTTCTCCGGCTTCGTCTACGTCGTCTATCTCGCCCTCGTCGTGTGGGGCATGCGCGACTGGTGGCTGCGCTCGCGGGCCGCCGCCGACCGCACCGTCCTGGAAGGAGCAGCGGCATGA
- a CDS encoding bifunctional 3,4-dihydroxy-2-butanone-4-phosphate synthase/GTP cyclohydrolase II — protein sequence MTALKSWYDTDGDALVLDPVEQAVADIASGRPVVVVDDENRENEGDLVVAAEKATPEIVAFMMSECRGLICAPMEGPELDRLELPQMVEHNTESMRTAFTVSVDATAAHGVSTGISAADRATTLRLLASGESGPGDFVRPGHIFPLRARPGGVLVRNGHTEAGVDLARLAGLRPAAAIVEIAGEDGTMLRLPELVPFARKHGLSIISIEDLIAYRQSSEPTVRREAATRLPTAHGEFTAYGYRSAVDGVEHIALVAGDLGDGEDVLVRVHSECLTGDIFHSLRCDCGPQLEASLQRISEAGRGVVIYLRGHEGRGIGLLSKLRAYELQERGRDTLDANLELGLPADSRDYAAGAQMLQDLGVRSLRLMTNNPEKTAALVRHGLTVSGREPMPVKAGEHNLRYLRTKRDRMGHDLPWLDPGAGTDPRTPPGVATTCDNQ from the coding sequence ATGACCGCCCTCAAGAGCTGGTACGACACGGACGGTGACGCCCTCGTCCTCGACCCCGTCGAGCAGGCCGTCGCCGACATCGCCTCGGGCCGCCCCGTGGTCGTCGTGGACGACGAGAACCGCGAGAACGAGGGCGACCTCGTCGTCGCCGCGGAGAAGGCCACCCCCGAGATCGTCGCCTTCATGATGAGCGAGTGCCGCGGGCTGATCTGCGCCCCCATGGAGGGCCCGGAGCTCGACCGGCTGGAGCTCCCGCAGATGGTCGAGCACAACACCGAGTCGATGCGGACCGCCTTCACCGTCTCCGTCGACGCCACCGCCGCCCACGGCGTCAGCACCGGCATCTCCGCCGCCGACCGCGCCACCACCCTGCGGCTGCTCGCCTCCGGCGAGTCCGGCCCCGGCGACTTCGTCCGGCCCGGCCACATCTTCCCGCTGCGTGCCCGGCCGGGCGGCGTACTGGTGCGCAACGGCCACACCGAGGCCGGCGTCGACCTGGCCCGGCTCGCCGGACTGCGGCCGGCCGCCGCCATCGTGGAGATCGCCGGCGAGGACGGCACGATGCTGCGACTGCCCGAGCTGGTCCCGTTCGCCCGCAAGCACGGCCTGTCGATCATCTCCATCGAGGACCTGATCGCCTACCGGCAGTCGTCCGAGCCCACCGTCCGCCGCGAGGCCGCCACCCGGCTGCCCACCGCACACGGCGAGTTCACCGCGTACGGCTACCGTTCCGCCGTGGACGGCGTGGAGCACATCGCGCTGGTCGCCGGCGACCTCGGCGACGGCGAGGACGTCCTGGTCAGGGTCCACTCCGAATGCCTGACCGGCGACATCTTCCACTCGCTGCGCTGCGACTGCGGCCCCCAGCTGGAGGCATCGCTGCAGCGGATCTCCGAGGCCGGCCGCGGCGTGGTGATCTACCTCCGCGGCCACGAGGGACGCGGCATCGGGCTGCTGTCCAAGCTGCGCGCCTACGAACTCCAGGAGCGCGGCCGCGACACCCTCGACGCCAACCTGGAACTGGGGCTGCCCGCCGACTCCCGCGACTACGCCGCGGGCGCGCAGATGCTCCAGGACCTGGGCGTGCGCTCGCTGCGCCTGATGACCAACAATCCCGAGAAGACCGCCGCCCTGGTGCGGCACGGCCTCACGGTCTCCGGCCGTGAGCCGATGCCCGTCAAGGCCGGTGAGCACAATCTGCGGTACCTGCGCACCAAGCGGGACCGCATGGGCCACGACCTGCCCTGGCTCGACCCCGGTGCGGGCACCGATCCCCGGACGCCCCCCGGCGTCGCGACCACCTGCGACAACCAGTAA
- the ribH gene encoding 6,7-dimethyl-8-ribityllumazine synthase, with the protein MSGKGAPELTVKNCGDLRVAVIAAQWHDKVMDGLVDGALRALTELGIDEPTLLRVPGTFELPVVAKVLAGRGYDAVVALGVVIRGGTPHFDYVCQGVTQGLTQVAVDTGVPVGFGVLTCDNEEQALDRAGLEGSTEDKGHEAVTAAVATAATLRTVSEPWR; encoded by the coding sequence GTGAGCGGCAAGGGCGCACCCGAACTGACCGTGAAGAACTGTGGCGACCTGCGGGTGGCCGTCATCGCCGCCCAGTGGCACGACAAGGTCATGGACGGCCTGGTCGACGGCGCGCTGCGGGCGCTGACCGAGCTGGGCATCGACGAGCCGACGCTGCTGCGGGTACCCGGCACCTTCGAGCTGCCCGTCGTCGCCAAGGTCCTGGCCGGCCGCGGCTACGACGCGGTGGTCGCGCTCGGCGTGGTGATCAGGGGCGGCACGCCGCACTTCGACTACGTCTGCCAGGGGGTCACCCAGGGCCTGACGCAGGTGGCCGTCGACACCGGCGTCCCCGTCGGCTTCGGCGTACTGACCTGCGACAACGAGGAGCAGGCGCTGGACCGCGCCGGCCTGGAGGGGTCCACCGAGGACAAGGGCCACGAAGCGGTCACCGCCGCCGTCGCCACCGCCGCCACCCTGCGCACGGTCTCCGAGCCCTGGCGCTGA
- a CDS encoding phosphoribosyl-ATP diphosphatase — protein sequence MSKKTFEELFAELQQKAATGDPATSRTAELVQAGVHTIGKKVVEEAAEVWMAAEYESHEAAAEEISQLLYHLQVMMVAKGISLDDVYAHL from the coding sequence ATGTCCAAGAAGACGTTCGAGGAGCTCTTCGCCGAGCTCCAGCAGAAGGCCGCCACCGGCGACCCCGCCACCTCCCGTACCGCCGAGCTGGTGCAGGCCGGTGTCCATACGATCGGCAAGAAGGTCGTCGAGGAGGCCGCCGAGGTCTGGATGGCCGCCGAGTACGAATCCCACGAGGCGGCCGCCGAGGAGATCTCGCAGCTCCTCTACCACCTCCAGGTCATGATGGTCGCCAAGGGCATCTCCCTCGACGACGTCTACGCCCACCTCTGA
- the hisG gene encoding ATP phosphoribosyltransferase, protein MLRIAVPNKGSLSEPASAMLHEAGYRQRKDRRELVLVDAENEVEFFFLRPRDIAVYVGSGKLDIGITGRDLLLDSGSPAEEIMQLGFAGSTFRYATRPGTAKDVTEFGGMTVATSFSGLVTQHLADNGVDASVVHLDGAVETAIQLGVAEIIADVVETGTTLRNAGLEIIGEPILKSEAVVIRGTGAPDDDPKVRQFLRRMQGVLVARRYVMMDYDIRVEHVEKAVALTPGLESPTVSPLHHEGWVAVRSMVPSKEAQRIMDELYDLGARAILTTGIHACRL, encoded by the coding sequence ATGCTGCGCATCGCTGTCCCCAACAAGGGTTCACTGTCCGAGCCTGCGTCGGCGATGCTCCATGAGGCCGGCTACCGCCAGCGCAAGGACCGCAGGGAACTGGTCCTGGTCGACGCCGAGAACGAGGTCGAGTTCTTCTTCCTCCGCCCCCGCGACATCGCGGTCTACGTCGGCTCCGGCAAGCTCGACATCGGCATCACCGGCCGTGACCTGCTGCTGGACTCCGGCTCGCCGGCCGAGGAGATCATGCAGCTGGGCTTCGCCGGCTCGACCTTCCGCTACGCCACCCGCCCCGGCACCGCCAAGGACGTCACCGAGTTCGGCGGCATGACCGTCGCCACCTCGTTCTCCGGCCTGGTCACCCAGCACCTCGCCGACAACGGCGTGGACGCCTCGGTGGTCCACCTCGACGGAGCGGTCGAGACCGCCATCCAGCTCGGTGTCGCCGAGATCATCGCGGACGTGGTCGAGACCGGCACCACCCTGCGCAACGCCGGTCTGGAGATCATCGGCGAGCCGATCCTCAAGTCCGAGGCCGTGGTCATCCGCGGTACCGGCGCGCCGGACGACGACCCGAAGGTCCGCCAGTTCCTCCGCCGTATGCAGGGCGTCCTGGTGGCCCGCCGGTACGTGATGATGGACTACGACATCCGCGTCGAGCACGTGGAGAAGGCCGTGGCGCTCACGCCGGGCCTGGAGTCGCCGACCGTCTCCCCGCTGCACCACGAGGGCTGGGTCGCGGTCCGCTCGATGGTCCCGTCCAAGGAAGCCCAGCGCATCATGGACGAGCTCTACGACCTCGGCGCCCGCGCGATCCTGACCACCGGCATCCACGCCTGCCGGCTCTGA